The DNA sequence GTTTCAACGTTGTTCCAGCGCTTCGTCGAACTAACGACTGCAAAGAGAAGGTTGTTCTCGTCGAGGTGGGTGGCGTGGACGGCAAACCTTCTACCAAGGGTCGGCTCCTGTAGGAGCAAGCGGCGTCCTATACACGTGCATTTGCCGAGGTCAATCAAGGACGGCGCTCTCACTGCAGCCCATAGGGCGAGCAGCGAAGCACAGTGGCTCTGCAGCGTTTCGGGCTCTTCGTGAATTTCGCCTTCGAGAAAAAGGATTTTCTTGAAGTGAACGGCGGGGCCATTCACAGAGGCGATACCAATGGCAGTGCAGTCCACGTCCAGGTCTAGAAAGGATGGCGTTCTTATGCTTGTTTGAAGCCCTTGCCAGCTGTTCCTGTCGCTTTCCATATTCGCTCTCCCTGCCCGATGTAAGCACATCAGGAGCCTGGTTTCAGACACCTGATGTGCTTTGGACTTTGATTATATGGCCAAATGGTATCCCTCGCGACAGGCGTCGGCCGATTGGTACTGGTCTAACAACATCCGCTTTCTATGGGGCAGCAAGCAGCTGCCTGAGCGCCTTGAAAAGGAGCCAGCCCTTTGGTCACCTTCGGGTCTCGAAGAGCAGGTGTGTTGCAATCGAAAGGCGCGGCCTGACTCAGCGGTGGCTCGTTCACGCTGCGAAGTCCGAGGAAGGCGCCTTGGTAAGGAGCACGCATCATCAAGTCATATGTCTTTGCACATACAGCGACCCGCTCACCACGACGATACACATGTCCATCATCATCGCGCACTTCAAGCCAAGGACCGCGATAGATAACGGCCTGTCCTAACTCCCAGCACGGGCCTTGTTTACCTTTGTATGCCTTAACGGTGCACATGCGTACTTCAGCATCGCCAATTCTGTCGATAGCGCTTGCTGCCGTTGGCGACCAATGGAAGGTGATGCCATGGAAACCGGCTTGTTCGAACGCAGCTATCACAGCCGTTTCTGACGGTAACCGAAGTGGCGCTCCGGCAGGTGCGGACCTGACGGTGTGGTGAGAGGTCAAAGGTTCATCGCCTACAAGTACTGCGCAGACCACGCAACCGGTTAGGTTCAGAGCACGAAATGCTTCCCTCAATACCTGTTTTTCATCCTCAGCATTCACGCGATTGAGGGTGAAGTCCATCAGGATTCGACTGGCCCAACCATCAGAAACAGCGGGCGAACGCTCAACGCCAAATCGCAGTTTCTCCTCCAGTGCGATGTAACCATCGATGTCACGAATTAAGGCACCCTGGAGTAGTGGCTCAATAATGTTGGCATCACGCGATAAATCAGCAAGCGCCATTAGCCGCACGCAGCGAGCGTTGTCCATCATCGCTGCGCTTTTGCGTAGTTGGCGTGGGTCGCTATCAGCGATGATCAGTTCGCCGCGCATCTTGTCTACACACATAGACAGCAATTGAGAGTACGCACCTCCCCACCAAAGGACACGAGGTGGGGAGTCAGGCTGCTCATCAGCCTCGAGAGCGCCGTTCACTATGGCGGCGGTGTGGGTCAGTTCACGTTGCCAGGGCTCCAGTCGAGAGACCGCGGTATCAAGCATGTTCATTGGCAGAAACGTCCCAGGCATCGAGGTGGTCACGGTATTCAGTGTGAGCAGGCAGATCCGCGCCGAAGCGCTCAAGGTACCGTTGGATGGGCTGAGAGGAACGTATAAATCGGTCTTGGCAGATCTGCAGTGTGTTCAATGTCGTTTCAGTGAAGTTCAGGCCACGTTGGCTCAAAACCTTGAGCCACTGCCGGTCGAATTGCCAAGGGTAGGCACCGATTTCGAGGTTGGTCTGAGCGAACGTCAGGTAGCCTCGCTGGCGAATGTTGATGGCCTTTAGATCAACCGCTTGGAGGCTATCGTAGAAAATCACGGTCTTGGGGCGCGTGACTTTGCAGAACAGCCGCCATAGGTCTTTCATCGACGGACTGGTCTGATCGTCAACGACCAGGTTGACGTATTCACCTTCGGGCACCCAGCGAAACACGCTGGCGATGCTGGCTTGGAAAGCGTCCTGGTGCAGGAGGTTGAGCGCTTGGTCCGTAGCGACCGTATGCAGTTCGGCGTGATGGCGATCGGAGAGTAGCCTTTCGATACCCATCCATTGCTGATAGAGGCCATAGCGCTTACCGCTGTAGCGACCATCAGCAGAGCTACCAATCACGATGGATGGTCTGACGACAAGGAATGGAATGCCACATTCAGCAACTACGCGCTCAGCTGCCCGCTTGGTCAGCGTGTAGTTGGTAGGATCGCTCGGCGGCTCGTTCAGCGCCGTTTCTGGCACTACACCTCCAGAGTAGCCAGCGGAGTAGGCCGTGGAAACGAAGATAAAAAAGCTCACGCCTGCTTGTTTGGCTGCGACAGTAAGCCTTGCAGTGAAATCGACGTTCAGAGCTTGCAGCGCCTCATTATCGAAGTAATCGAGGCAACCTGCGCAGTGGACGACCGTGTCCACATTTCCTGAGCGAAGCATACTTTCCAGCAGCTCTACCGATGCGGTTTCAGCACCCTGCCAGTGAACAGTGGTCACCTTTTTCTCGAATTCGTCAGCACTTCTTCCCAATGCCAGCAGTTCACGCTGCACTTCTTCTGGAATGCCAACGTTATGGTCACCTCGCCTGGTCGGGATGACCAAGTGATCTGCCCAGTCATCACTAAGCGCTTGAGCAGCCATGAGTGCGCCGAGGAATCCCGTCCCTCCTGTCAGGAAGACGCGTTTTCCGTGGCGTGGGGTCTGGAGAGGCGTTTTCATCGGACCTCGCCACTCGTGGGATTAAGGTTGGTTTCAGAAGCTGCAGCCAGTGCGTTATGAATCATCGCTTGGTCTGGCACTCCACCGTAGGAGATCAGCGTCTGGTCAACAATGACGATCGGGAATGCACTCAGACCATGAGTCATGAACAACTCCGTGACTTGCTGGGCTACCGCGCCTTCTTTTGCGTTCAGCTCTGCGGATAGCTTCGGAAGGATCGATTGCGCAGTAGTCACGGTAATCGTGAGTACCGGCCAGTCCAGCTTGGCCTGCGTCAAGGCGTCACGTGCTGCCGCTTCGATCTGTTCGTCAACCTGCGTAGTGCCGGGCATACAGCAACTTGCAGAGAGCACCACGATAGCTTCGGGCCCCAATGCGCGTTTGACTTGGGTGATATCTGCGTCCGAAGTCTTTTTGAAAAAATTGAGCATGTCTTGCCCTCTTTATTTAGATGGTTACAGCACGAGTGCGACAGCCAGGCCAAGGACCAGAGCGCAAACAATGACTGTTAGCGTGTGGGCTATCACCAGGGGGAGTTTGAAAAGCCTGAACAGCAGCATGATCTCGGGAGGACTTGTGCCGATTGCCGCCACCAGAAAGGTCACAAGCGGTCCGACTGGAAACCCTTTCTCGATCAGGGCAAATCCGATTGGCAGTGCTGCTATGGGCGAGATGTACAGCGGTACGCCGACTAAGGCGCATGCCAGATACAGCCAGCCGGCCGGTAGTCGATCGACAAGGCTCATCAGTGTGTCTTTCGGTACGGCGCCGTAGATCAAGCCTCCGATAAACAAGCCGATCAGCAGATACGGCGCGACCGTCCGCAACTCCTGCTTGGCCGCAAGCCAAGCGAATCGACTCGCAGGTTGCCAACCGGGC is a window from the Pseudomonas brassicacearum genome containing:
- a CDS encoding helix-turn-helix transcriptional regulator produces the protein MESDRNSWQGLQTSIRTPSFLDLDVDCTAIGIASVNGPAVHFKKILFLEGEIHEEPETLQSHCASLLALWAAVRAPSLIDLGKCTCIGRRLLLQEPTLGRRFAVHATHLDENNLLFAVVSSTKRWNNVETAKSLVTVLVQHAAQIHAADDFQPCVPLEQIGAGLDWYQFTTREVEILKLVASGISNKQIARELGSSPNTVRNQIHTLFRKAEVTNRTELALRVAATI
- a CDS encoding SDR family oxidoreductase, encoding MKTPLQTPRHGKRVFLTGGTGFLGALMAAQALSDDWADHLVIPTRRGDHNVGIPEEVQRELLALGRSADEFEKKVTTVHWQGAETASVELLESMLRSGNVDTVVHCAGCLDYFDNEALQALNVDFTARLTVAAKQAGVSFFIFVSTAYSAGYSGGVVPETALNEPPSDPTNYTLTKRAAERVVAECGIPFLVVRPSIVIGSSADGRYSGKRYGLYQQWMGIERLLSDRHHAELHTVATDQALNLLHQDAFQASIASVFRWVPEGEYVNLVVDDQTSPSMKDLWRLFCKVTRPKTVIFYDSLQAVDLKAINIRQRGYLTFAQTNLEIGAYPWQFDRQWLKVLSQRGLNFTETTLNTLQICQDRFIRSSQPIQRYLERFGADLPAHTEYRDHLDAWDVSANEHA